In a single window of the Larimichthys crocea isolate SSNF chromosome XVII, L_crocea_2.0, whole genome shotgun sequence genome:
- the xcr1a.1 gene encoding chemokine (C motif) receptor 1a, duplicate 1 isoform X2, giving the protein MNDSSNESQHDYDTDYEDEVCEKGEVARFTSIVIPIFFSVVIILSIIGNVLVLVILALYENLKSLTNIFILNLAISDLVFTTGLPFWAIYHIWGWLFSETLCKIVSFVFFTGFYSSILFLTIMTVYRYLAVVHPLSGLNTHNINIGIFFSFLLWMISIGAAMPSLLYSSIVSIPLKVMAFCYIRILRRIRKTRSHTKNRAVKLVFCIVAVFFLGWVPYNVLIFLRNLADNVVPPFDKCEISIQIDYAYYVSRLIAFSHCCLNPVFYAFVGVKFRRHLKSMLHQVFNRQNPVEEQQVRLQTFSRGSMY; this is encoded by the exons ATGAATGACTCTTCAAATGAAAGTCAACATGACTATGACACTGACTATGAGGATGAAGTCTGTGAAAAAGGTGAGGTGGCCAGATTCACATCCATTGTCATTCCTATTTTCTTCTCGGTTGTGATTATACTGAGCATCATCGGAAACGTCCTTGTCCTTGTTATTCTGGCGTTATACGAAAACCTCAAGTCTCTCACCAACATTTTCATTCTAAACCTGGCCATCTCTGACCTCGTCTTCACCACCGGCCTTCCCTTCTGGGCAATTTACCACATATGGGGATGGTTGTTTTCAGAGACTCTCTGCAAAATCGTGTCTTTTGTCTTCTTCACTGGATTTTACAGCAGCATCCTCTTCCTGACCATCATGACTGTCTACAGGTATCTGGCTGTGGTCCATCCACTCTCtggactgaacacacacaacatcaacatcgggatttttttctctttcctacTGTGGATGATCAGCATTGGAGCAGCCATGCCCTCCCTGCTCTATAGCTCCATTGTCTCAATCCCCCTCAAGG TGATGGCTTTTTGCTACATTCGAATACTGAGGAGAATCAGGAAAACAAGAtctcacacaaaaaacagagcagtcaaGTTAGTCTTTTGTATCGTGGCTGTGTTCTTCCTTGGTTGGGTGCCGTACAATGTGCTCATTTTTCTGAGGAATTTAGCTGACAATGTGGTTCCACCATTtgataaatgtgaaataagCATCCAGATTGACTATGCATACTATGTGTCCCGCCTTATTGCTTTCTCCCACTGCTGCCTGAACCCTGTCTTTTATGCATTTGTTGGTGTGAAGTTTAGGAGACATTTGAAGTCAATGTTGCATCAAGTGTTCAATCGTCAAAATCCAGTCGAAGAACAGCAGGTTAGATTGCAAACCTTCTCACGTGGATCAATGTATTAA
- the xcr1a.1 gene encoding chemokine (C motif) receptor 1a, duplicate 1 isoform X1, which translates to MNDSSNESQHDYDTDYEDEVCEKGEVARFTSIVIPIFFSVVIILSIIGNVLVLVILALYENLKSLTNIFILNLAISDLVFTTGLPFWAIYHIWGWLFSETLCKIVSFVFFTGFYSSILFLTIMTVYRYLAVVHPLSGLNTHNINIGIFFSFLLWMISIGAAMPSLLYSSIVSIPLKGEHSVGCDYNSSLWQKIGTSQQNIFFLVAFAVMAFCYIRILRRIRKTRSHTKNRAVKLVFCIVAVFFLGWVPYNVLIFLRNLADNVVPPFDKCEISIQIDYAYYVSRLIAFSHCCLNPVFYAFVGVKFRRHLKSMLHQVFNRQNPVEEQQVRLQTFSRGSMY; encoded by the coding sequence ATGAATGACTCTTCAAATGAAAGTCAACATGACTATGACACTGACTATGAGGATGAAGTCTGTGAAAAAGGTGAGGTGGCCAGATTCACATCCATTGTCATTCCTATTTTCTTCTCGGTTGTGATTATACTGAGCATCATCGGAAACGTCCTTGTCCTTGTTATTCTGGCGTTATACGAAAACCTCAAGTCTCTCACCAACATTTTCATTCTAAACCTGGCCATCTCTGACCTCGTCTTCACCACCGGCCTTCCCTTCTGGGCAATTTACCACATATGGGGATGGTTGTTTTCAGAGACTCTCTGCAAAATCGTGTCTTTTGTCTTCTTCACTGGATTTTACAGCAGCATCCTCTTCCTGACCATCATGACTGTCTACAGGTATCTGGCTGTGGTCCATCCACTCTCtggactgaacacacacaacatcaacatcgggatttttttctctttcctacTGTGGATGATCAGCATTGGAGCAGCCATGCCCTCCCTGCTCTATAGCTCCATTGTCTCAATCCCCCTCAAGGGTGAGCACTCCGTGGGCTGTGACTACAATTCTTCCCTGTGGCAAAAAATTGGTACCTCTCAACAGAATATTTTCTTCTTGGTTGCTTTTGCAGTGATGGCTTTTTGCTACATTCGAATACTGAGGAGAATCAGGAAAACAAGAtctcacacaaaaaacagagcagtcaaGTTAGTCTTTTGTATCGTGGCTGTGTTCTTCCTTGGTTGGGTGCCGTACAATGTGCTCATTTTTCTGAGGAATTTAGCTGACAATGTGGTTCCACCATTtgataaatgtgaaataagCATCCAGATTGACTATGCATACTATGTGTCCCGCCTTATTGCTTTCTCCCACTGCTGCCTGAACCCTGTCTTTTATGCATTTGTTGGTGTGAAGTTTAGGAGACATTTGAAGTCAATGTTGCATCAAGTGTTCAATCGTCAAAATCCAGTCGAAGAACAGCAGGTTAGATTGCAAACCTTCTCACGTGGATCAATGTATTAA